In one Chryseobacterium camelliae genomic region, the following are encoded:
- a CDS encoding helix-turn-helix domain-containing protein, with protein MKKKTSTPTYDEELLAAMLTIFEELLEALQKNKNNDSLYYDNADLKRLLNVSDSTLFRIRKSHDIPYFKIGKKIFYPRSFFKNLLKDKGIL; from the coding sequence ATGAAGAAAAAAACAAGTACTCCTACGTATGATGAGGAGCTGCTGGCTGCTATGCTGACCATTTTTGAAGAACTGCTGGAAGCCCTGCAGAAAAATAAAAACAACGATTCCCTCTACTACGACAATGCGGATCTGAAAAGACTTTTAAATGTCAGCGACAGCACCTTGTTCCGTATCCGGAAATCCCATGATATTCCGTACTTTAAAATCGGTAAGAAAATATTTTATCCCAGATCATTTTTCAAAAATCTCCTCAAAGATAAAGGGATACTTTAA
- a CDS encoding YceI family protein has translation MKKLSVIALVGIGLLAASCDKTKSADAAATGTEQAVAESKGEVLAVDTVASVVNWKAFHKGGMAPRWGTLSVKSGDLSVEGGNVAAGNFVIDMNSIKVDPASVTEKDKKPADLEAHLKNPDFFDTAKNPTSDFKITSVTDLKEAPKDAVAGANKTVSGNLTLSGKTMNVTFPAKVDVTEGSAAIQAKFTVNRADWGIKFGTSEADPAEWMISKDIEIAVDVKAKK, from the coding sequence ATGAAAAAATTAAGTGTAATTGCATTAGTAGGAATCGGATTGCTTGCAGCATCTTGTGATAAAACTAAATCGGCTGATGCGGCTGCTACAGGAACAGAACAGGCAGTAGCGGAAAGCAAAGGGGAAGTATTGGCGGTAGACACGGTAGCTTCTGTAGTGAACTGGAAAGCGTTCCATAAAGGAGGAATGGCTCCTCGTTGGGGAACTCTTAGCGTAAAATCAGGTGACTTAAGTGTTGAAGGCGGAAACGTTGCTGCCGGAAACTTTGTGATCGACATGAACTCTATCAAGGTAGATCCTGCTTCAGTAACTGAAAAAGATAAAAAACCTGCAGATCTTGAAGCGCACTTAAAAAATCCTGATTTCTTCGATACGGCAAAGAACCCGACTTCTGACTTTAAAATTACAAGTGTAACAGATCTTAAAGAAGCACCGAAAGATGCTGTTGCAGGAGCAAACAAAACAGTGAGCGGAAACCTTACATTATCCGGAAAAACAATGAACGTTACCTTCCCTGCAAAAGTAGACGTTACAGAAGGTTCTGCGGCTATCCAGGCTAAATTCACTGTAAACAGGGCAGATTGGGGAATCAAATTCGGGACTTCAGAAGCAGATCCTGCAGAATGGATGATCAGCAAAGACATCGAAATCGCGGTAGATGTAAAAGCGAAAAAATAA
- a CDS encoding Tex family protein — protein sequence MNTTGYIQQTLNISEKSINATLELLAEDCTIPFISRYRKDKTGNLDETQIEQISKLNKQFEDIVKRKETILKSIEEQDALSPELKQRIEESFDIQELEDLYLPFKKRKKTKADAAKEKGLEPLAKIIMSQKNNDVLFLASKYINDQVSSEEEALQGARDIMAEWINENMYVRKNLRRLFQRKAVVTSKVVKAKKDEEEAQKFSQYFEWEENLNRIPSHRLLAMLRAEAEGFVKTNIGIDKEEAIDFIENAIIKSNNETAEQISLAIKDSYKRLLEPAISNETLQEAKEKADKKAIEIFSENLTQLLLAPPLGEKRILAIDPGYKSGCKVVCLDEKGDLLHNETIYPHAPQNESGMAMKKIRSMVNAYNIEAISIGNGTASRETEFFIKKIAFDKPLQVFVVSEAGASVYSASKIARDEFPTYDVTVRGSVSIGRRLADPLAELVKIDPKSIGVGQYQHDVDQTQLKSELDSTVMKCVNSVGINLNTASKSLLSYVSGIGEKMAENIVNYRAENGAFEDRKQLKKVPRLGEKAFQQAAAFVRISNAKNPLDNSAVHPEAYGMVEKMAKDLGIKTHELIANKEKIALVQPEKYITEDIGILSIKDILKELEKPGLDPRKAAKVFEFDPNVKSIKDLKSGMILPGIVNNITAFGCFVDLGIKESGLVHISQLKDGFVSDVNEVVKLHQHVQVRVTEIDEARKRIQLSMIL from the coding sequence ATGAATACAACAGGCTATATACAGCAAACTCTCAATATATCAGAAAAAAGCATCAACGCCACCTTAGAATTATTAGCGGAAGACTGCACCATTCCTTTTATTTCACGCTACCGGAAGGATAAGACCGGAAACCTGGATGAAACCCAGATCGAACAGATTTCTAAGCTTAATAAACAGTTTGAAGATATCGTAAAAAGAAAGGAAACAATCTTAAAATCGATTGAGGAGCAAGATGCTTTATCTCCGGAACTGAAACAAAGAATTGAGGAGAGTTTCGATATTCAGGAGCTTGAAGATCTGTACTTGCCTTTCAAAAAGAGAAAGAAAACCAAAGCTGATGCCGCAAAGGAAAAAGGACTGGAGCCTTTGGCCAAAATCATTATGAGCCAGAAAAACAATGACGTATTGTTTTTGGCCTCAAAATATATCAATGATCAGGTTTCTTCTGAAGAGGAGGCTTTACAGGGAGCCAGAGATATCATGGCAGAATGGATCAACGAGAATATGTACGTCCGAAAAAACCTTCGCCGGCTGTTCCAGAGAAAGGCCGTAGTGACTTCTAAAGTGGTAAAGGCAAAGAAAGACGAAGAAGAGGCACAAAAGTTCTCACAGTATTTCGAATGGGAAGAAAACCTCAACAGAATACCTTCTCACCGATTGCTGGCCATGCTGAGAGCGGAAGCGGAAGGTTTCGTAAAAACCAATATAGGAATCGACAAAGAGGAAGCCATCGATTTTATTGAGAATGCTATTATTAAATCCAATAATGAAACAGCGGAACAGATTTCGTTGGCCATTAAAGACAGCTACAAAAGGTTACTGGAACCTGCTATTTCTAATGAAACGCTACAGGAAGCCAAGGAAAAAGCGGATAAAAAAGCCATCGAGATTTTCTCTGAAAACTTAACACAATTGTTATTGGCTCCCCCTTTAGGAGAAAAGAGAATTCTAGCGATCGATCCGGGCTATAAAAGCGGCTGTAAAGTGGTTTGTTTGGACGAAAAGGGTGATCTGCTTCATAACGAAACCATTTATCCACATGCGCCTCAAAACGAAAGCGGAATGGCGATGAAAAAGATCCGTTCGATGGTAAATGCTTATAATATTGAAGCGATTTCTATCGGAAACGGAACAGCAAGCCGTGAAACCGAATTCTTCATTAAAAAAATTGCATTCGATAAGCCGCTACAGGTTTTCGTGGTGTCTGAAGCCGGAGCCTCGGTATATTCTGCAAGTAAAATCGCAAGAGATGAATTCCCGACGTATGATGTAACGGTTCGTGGTTCGGTTTCCATCGGAAGAAGACTGGCAGATCCGTTGGCCGAACTGGTAAAAATTGATCCGAAATCCATCGGAGTCGGGCAATATCAGCATGATGTAGATCAAACCCAGCTGAAAAGCGAACTGGATTCCACCGTCATGAAATGTGTAAATTCAGTTGGAATTAATTTGAATACCGCCAGCAAGTCTTTATTAAGCTATGTTTCGGGAATCGGGGAAAAAATGGCGGAAAATATCGTCAACTACCGTGCTGAGAATGGTGCTTTTGAAGACCGAAAACAACTGAAAAAGGTTCCGAGGTTAGGAGAAAAAGCGTTTCAGCAGGCTGCTGCATTTGTGAGAATCAGTAATGCCAAGAATCCTCTGGATAATTCTGCCGTGCATCCTGAAGCCTACGGAATGGTAGAGAAAATGGCAAAAGACCTGGGCATTAAAACGCATGAACTGATTGCCAATAAAGAAAAAATAGCACTGGTACAGCCTGAAAAATACATCACCGAGGATATCGGTATTTTAAGTATCAAAGATATTCTGAAGGAGCTTGAAAAACCAGGACTGGACCCAAGAAAAGCAGCAAAGGTTTTTGAATTTGATCCGAATGTAAAAAGCATAAAAGATTTAAAATCCGGAATGATCTTACCGGGAATCGTGAATAATATTACGGCTTTCGGATGTTTTGTTGATCTGGGAATTAAAGAAAGCGGGCTGGTTCATATTTCCCAGCTGAAAGACGGTTTCGTTTCTGATGTGAATGAGGTGGTAAAACTGCATCAGCATGTTCAGGTAAGGGTTACAGAAATTGATGAAGCGAGAAAGAGAATTCAACTGAGTATGATTTTGTAA
- a CDS encoding serine hydrolase — translation MKTKVSFSHRLIHLLALLSSLGLFASYVARHNMTGNEYQSEFNKYSGNKKMRLMDVSGYAVNGTAYYAAIWSTNTAGPDWTARHGLSEAQYQAAVTDLKNKGYRPNRISAFSINGTPYFACIFFKPSGAWVARHDLSPDQYQVEFNNWNKEGYRLIEVCGYTKGGATRYAAVWEKSSGPVFIARHGMTSEMYQTEFNKQWNNGYVPVRVSGFEVAGEDRYAAIWEKSNNGVYARHRMTNQNYQAEFDNGWYQGMQLSHVCGYTVGGKPRFAAVWKGGSLSFKDTKLIYDKVNAYMQNSGIPGLSIAVMKDGKLVWAKGFGLMNTAEGTMVSPNSLFRIASVSKPITSAAIMKLTETTNLKLSDKVFGSNGLLGDICSQQGACTDETDLEKITVQHCLEHATGWVDDAVWKEYQLNNTDIIKWAAKNYAQPNTPGAEFKYMNFDYFLLGRIIEKKSGQSYQNYIKSNILSKCNISDMHIGADTQAGQKPNEVTYYGGSPYDLKLTRMDANGGWIGKPMDLLKFFAGIDKLANRTDILKPETIDVMRTISTANNAGDYAKGLKVNGDWWMHNGCMPGTLSSLVHFKNGISIAIAINTRPSNDECTWNGMYPLIDEIQKAGIVWSNYDLF, via the coding sequence ATGAAAACTAAAGTTAGTTTCAGCCATAGGCTGATTCATTTATTGGCTCTGTTATCGAGCCTTGGATTGTTTGCCAGTTATGTCGCAAGACATAATATGACCGGTAATGAGTATCAGTCTGAATTTAACAAATACTCCGGTAACAAAAAAATGCGGCTTATGGATGTAAGCGGCTATGCTGTAAACGGCACTGCCTATTACGCTGCAATCTGGAGCACCAATACCGCAGGTCCCGACTGGACTGCCCGTCACGGATTGTCTGAAGCCCAATATCAAGCAGCAGTTACTGATTTAAAAAATAAAGGCTACCGCCCCAACAGAATCAGTGCTTTTTCGATAAACGGGACTCCTTATTTTGCGTGTATCTTTTTTAAACCTTCCGGAGCCTGGGTGGCAAGACATGACCTTAGTCCCGACCAATATCAAGTGGAATTCAACAACTGGAATAAGGAAGGATACCGCCTGATAGAAGTATGCGGATACACCAAAGGAGGCGCTACCCGATATGCTGCCGTTTGGGAAAAATCTTCAGGTCCTGTCTTTATTGCGCGTCATGGCATGACTTCAGAAATGTATCAGACCGAATTCAATAAGCAATGGAATAACGGCTATGTTCCGGTAAGAGTAAGCGGATTTGAGGTTGCCGGAGAAGACCGCTATGCCGCGATCTGGGAAAAATCGAACAATGGAGTCTACGCCAGACACAGAATGACCAATCAAAATTATCAGGCTGAATTTGATAACGGATGGTATCAAGGGATGCAGCTTAGTCATGTCTGCGGATATACGGTAGGCGGAAAACCCAGATTTGCAGCAGTATGGAAAGGCGGATCTTTAAGCTTTAAAGATACCAAGCTCATTTATGACAAAGTAAATGCTTATATGCAAAACTCCGGAATTCCGGGACTTTCTATTGCGGTAATGAAAGACGGGAAGCTGGTCTGGGCAAAAGGTTTTGGTCTCATGAATACCGCTGAAGGTACCATGGTTTCTCCCAACAGCCTATTCCGTATTGCGAGTGTAAGTAAGCCTATTACATCCGCTGCCATTATGAAGCTTACCGAAACCACCAATTTGAAGCTCAGCGATAAGGTTTTCGGGTCCAATGGTCTTTTAGGAGATATCTGCAGCCAGCAAGGAGCCTGTACAGATGAAACCGATTTAGAAAAAATAACGGTTCAGCATTGCTTAGAACATGCTACAGGCTGGGTAGACGATGCCGTCTGGAAAGAGTACCAGCTCAACAATACCGATATTATAAAATGGGCCGCTAAAAATTACGCGCAACCCAATACGCCGGGAGCAGAATTTAAGTATATGAACTTTGATTATTTTCTTTTGGGAAGAATCATTGAAAAGAAAAGCGGGCAAAGCTATCAAAACTATATAAAGTCTAATATCTTGAGCAAATGCAACATTAGTGACATGCATATCGGTGCAGACACCCAAGCGGGACAAAAGCCCAACGAGGTCACCTACTACGGAGGAAGTCCTTACGATCTTAAACTTACCAGAATGGATGCCAACGGCGGCTGGATAGGAAAACCGATGGATCTGTTAAAGTTCTTTGCAGGAATAGATAAATTAGCCAATAGAACTGATATTCTGAAACCGGAGACCATAGACGTCATGAGAACCATCTCTACTGCCAATAACGCCGGAGATTATGCCAAGGGGCTGAAAGTAAACGGCGACTGGTGGATGCACAACGGCTGTATGCCCGGAACACTGTCCAGCCTGGTTCATTTCAAGAACGGAATCAGCATTGCTATTGCTATCAACACCAGACCCAGCAATGATGAATGTACCTGGAACGGGATGTATCCTCTTATTGACGAAATTCAAAAAGCTGGCATTGTGTGGTCTAATTATGATCTGTTCTGA
- a CDS encoding histone H1, with product MKELIEKINAEFETFTTEANQQAEKGNKAAGTRARKAALELSKLFKDFRKVSVEESKK from the coding sequence ATGAAAGAACTAATTGAAAAAATCAACGCGGAATTCGAAACTTTTACTACTGAAGCAAACCAACAAGCTGAAAAAGGAAACAAAGCAGCAGGTACAAGAGCTCGTAAAGCAGCTTTGGAATTGAGCAAATTGTTCAAAGACTTCAGAAAAGTTTCTGTTGAAGAATCAAAAAAATAA
- a CDS encoding DUF488 domain-containing protein, with protein sequence MPTIALKRIYEQSSPEDGYRVLVDRLWPRAISKEKADIAEWNKGLAPSTELRLWFHHDPNRWDEFSVKYMQELISSNWGEKFLQQHINQEKITLVYAAKDEKHCHPVVLKRYLESIM encoded by the coding sequence ATGCCAACAATCGCACTCAAAAGAATTTACGAACAATCTTCGCCGGAAGATGGGTATCGTGTTTTGGTAGATCGTCTTTGGCCGAGAGCAATTTCTAAAGAAAAGGCAGACATTGCCGAATGGAATAAAGGCCTCGCCCCATCCACAGAATTGAGGCTATGGTTTCATCATGATCCAAACCGATGGGATGAGTTTTCAGTAAAATATATGCAGGAACTCATCAGTAGTAATTGGGGTGAAAAGTTTTTACAGCAACATATAAATCAGGAAAAAATTACTTTAGTATATGCTGCTAAAGATGAGAAACATTGTCATCCGGTTGTACTGAAAAGATATCTTGAATCTATAATGTAG
- a CDS encoding class I SAM-dependent methyltransferase: METQLEQIRNLQKKTWNQSSPGWKKWDKLTMDFLKPVGEEIIRKLTPQGNDYVLDIATGTGEPGLTIAAMLNNGKVIMTDLAEGMLEVARENAAQRGIQNIETVVCDVSELPFQDNTFDAISCRMGFMFFPDMLMAAREMIRVLKPGGRIAASVWNGPDKNLWFTTAMSSVNRNMTLPPPSPGAPGMFRCAEENLMVDLFFKAGFKNISQKNIEGKLNCGTADVYWSFASEVVGPVVNSLSMADDTVKQKIKDEIYTTINNTYPDGKVAIDFSANVIYGEK; the protein is encoded by the coding sequence ATGGAAACCCAACTAGAACAAATCCGCAATTTGCAGAAAAAAACATGGAATCAGTCTTCTCCCGGCTGGAAAAAATGGGATAAGCTTACAATGGATTTTCTTAAACCTGTTGGTGAAGAGATTATTCGAAAACTTACACCACAGGGTAATGACTATGTTCTTGATATTGCAACCGGCACAGGTGAGCCTGGTTTAACGATTGCAGCCATGCTCAACAACGGAAAAGTTATTATGACCGACCTTGCTGAAGGTATGCTTGAAGTAGCCCGGGAAAATGCAGCTCAAAGAGGAATACAAAATATTGAAACCGTAGTTTGCGATGTGAGTGAACTTCCTTTTCAGGACAACACTTTCGACGCTATCAGCTGCCGCATGGGTTTTATGTTTTTTCCGGATATGCTAATGGCAGCCAGGGAAATGATTCGTGTACTGAAACCCGGAGGACGGATAGCAGCATCGGTATGGAATGGACCCGATAAAAATCTCTGGTTCACCACAGCGATGTCCAGCGTGAATAGAAATATGACATTGCCACCTCCATCACCCGGTGCCCCGGGAATGTTCCGTTGTGCTGAGGAAAATTTAATGGTTGATTTATTTTTCAAAGCAGGTTTTAAAAATATTTCCCAGAAGAACATTGAAGGCAAGCTGAACTGCGGTACTGCAGATGTTTACTGGAGCTTCGCATCAGAAGTAGTAGGTCCGGTTGTCAATTCATTAAGTATGGCAGATGATACAGTGAAACAAAAAATAAAAGATGAAATTTATACGACAATAAATAACACTTATCCTGACGGTAAAGTTGCTATTGATTTTAGCGCGAATGTGATTTATGGTGAAAAATAA
- a CDS encoding GEVED domain-containing protein, translating to MKEIMQQSILKMRWLNTKALFLLLFCMVGFQVEAQIFSYTGTVQSVTLAAGSYQIEMWGANGGGGYQSALIANGGKGGYSKGTLNVSASTTYYIYVGGKGTDATGTGAGTAYSGGWNGGGNSGQNNYTTATSYRAGGGGGGTDIRTTQNTTYANRIIVAGGGGGGVYSTNYPGGNGGGTSGGNGGNTYFGAGGTQTAGGAANGGTGNIAGTAGALGTGGNGGTAAAKSGGGGGGGGYYGGGGGATGYNSSSQGGGGGGSSYIGGVAAGTTIAFGGSGFVTNPDTTGNGRVVITSLAPCTGTPVAGTAAASVANTCANVPFTLTLTGASTGGGITYQWQSSPAGTNMFTNITGATTVSYSVASQTTATDYRCVVTCINGGSSQNSNIVAVGQNSGITCLTYCATVSSGGTGTLINNVQFGSINNNSSASQPTASPYYTFYPSATTSVTIGTSENISITIGPAGPSYTGAITSVWIDWNQDGTLSSTEHFYVGPGSGSAGIPSGTTLTVPVSIPVTAIPGVTRMRIRTRGSGSQNLPTDACTNFGSGETEDYNITLLPGIPCSGTITAGTAAASVSSICTNTPFSISLTGATTGLGITYQWQSSPAGTNTFTNIAGATSTSYSVANQTASTDYRCIVMCTNNANTQTSNIVTVSQKPPTQCYCTPIYTTGCSDGDNLNSFVITGAGSSTISDLNTGCNNGGYYDRTTAFSPVNLITGQTYPVQINTTYTSPTYEKASIWIDFNDNGVFDTNEKLLTDLPLATSPSFATANIIIPVTAQAGVHRMRVRVVYNTTNVNACASTTWGETHDYLVNVQPCTTPTPVVTIVSITHNSASVTWSQDAIGANSYQLRYRKVGSTGNWLPATGPIDKPAIAPGALQTEPLSGLDPATLYEVEVVALCGTTSIGAYSHNEFTTKCDPTPPNVTVTNITANSAVINWSPLAANATYEIQWRKVGDPGWIGPINLPNPPANSFSLPSTGYTLTPYTQYEVQVRSTCVGSTTPNPWSSLSRFTTERTCEIPPPGLTILELKPTSAKVQWDPYVGPDATGKYILRYRKVGIPGWTNVPVSTNLHTLTGLSELTKYEMQVANVCSGTPGNYTLPYYFTTPTVIYCQMGANTASGEYISKVTVIPNGKPQMIKDSGASQYTDYTADPLAQIELIQGSANNQLTIDKVASGDAGVVAWIDFDRNGEFDINERILVSGPNTAATATATFSVPSDAFVSNVDYMYVVMRVALMKGGLPVNCTKFDNGEVEDYTVRITKKPTASLLNQTDILIYPNPVSTVLNVKNISKRANYKIYNAAGQLISSGIILNNKVDVQSLINGMYVIDIQDGSTSAQKKFIKE from the coding sequence ATGAAAGAAATTATGCAACAATCAATACTCAAGATGCGGTGGTTAAACACTAAAGCTTTGTTCTTATTGCTATTTTGTATGGTAGGGTTTCAAGTAGAAGCACAGATTTTCTCTTATACAGGAACTGTACAATCGGTGACCCTTGCTGCAGGTTCTTATCAGATAGAAATGTGGGGTGCAAATGGAGGTGGAGGATATCAGAGCGCTTTAATAGCCAATGGAGGAAAAGGAGGTTATTCTAAAGGTACTTTAAACGTTTCTGCTTCTACAACGTATTATATTTATGTTGGTGGTAAAGGAACTGATGCTACGGGCACTGGTGCCGGTACTGCTTATTCAGGCGGTTGGAATGGCGGAGGAAATTCTGGTCAAAATAATTATACAACAGCTACTTCATATCGTGCAGGTGGTGGCGGTGGTGGAACTGACATCAGAACAACACAAAATACGACCTATGCTAACAGAATTATTGTTGCTGGCGGTGGCGGCGGCGGTGTATATAGTACTAATTATCCGGGTGGAAACGGAGGAGGAACTTCAGGTGGAAACGGAGGAAACACATATTTTGGAGCAGGAGGTACACAAACTGCCGGAGGGGCAGCTAATGGAGGTACCGGTAATATAGCCGGAACAGCTGGAGCATTGGGAACTGGAGGAAACGGAGGTACAGCAGCGGCTAAATCTGGCGGTGGCGGCGGTGGCGGTGGCTATTATGGCGGCGGCGGCGGTGCTACTGGTTATAATTCATCATCGCAAGGTGGTGGTGGTGGTGGCTCTTCTTATATCGGAGGAGTGGCAGCGGGTACTACCATCGCATTTGGTGGTTCTGGTTTTGTTACTAATCCTGATACTACGGGTAACGGCAGGGTCGTTATTACATCATTAGCACCCTGTACCGGTACACCGGTTGCAGGAACTGCAGCTGCTTCTGTAGCCAATACTTGTGCGAATGTTCCTTTTACTTTAACGCTTACTGGCGCTTCAACCGGAGGTGGCATTACTTATCAGTGGCAAAGTTCTCCTGCAGGGACCAATATGTTTACTAATATTACCGGTGCAACAACGGTATCTTATTCTGTAGCCAGCCAAACGACAGCTACCGATTACCGGTGCGTTGTAACTTGTATTAACGGTGGAAGTTCTCAAAATTCCAATATAGTTGCGGTTGGACAAAACTCAGGAATAACATGTCTAACTTATTGTGCAACCGTGAGCTCCGGAGGAACAGGTACGCTAATTAACAATGTGCAGTTTGGCAGTATTAATAATAATTCTTCGGCTTCCCAGCCTACAGCATCACCTTATTATACTTTTTACCCTTCTGCAACTACTTCTGTAACAATAGGTACTTCTGAAAACATAAGTATTACAATAGGTCCTGCAGGACCTTCTTATACCGGGGCTATTACTTCTGTATGGATTGACTGGAACCAAGACGGAACACTAAGCTCCACAGAGCATTTTTATGTAGGGCCCGGTAGCGGCTCTGCAGGTATTCCTTCCGGAACAACCTTAACTGTACCTGTATCTATTCCGGTAACGGCTATCCCCGGAGTTACCCGTATGCGTATCAGAACCAGAGGAAGTGGCTCTCAAAATCTTCCTACGGATGCTTGTACGAATTTCGGATCTGGTGAAACAGAAGATTATAATATTACTCTTCTTCCGGGTATACCTTGTTCAGGTACGATAACAGCAGGTACAGCAGCGGCTTCTGTTAGCAGTATTTGTACAAATACCCCTTTCAGCATTTCTCTGACTGGTGCTACAACCGGGCTTGGAATCACCTACCAATGGCAAAGCTCTCCTGCAGGTACTAATACCTTTACTAATATAGCAGGAGCAACAAGCACATCATATTCTGTTGCCAATCAGACAGCATCTACAGATTATCGCTGTATTGTAATGTGTACCAACAATGCCAATACTCAAACATCAAACATTGTTACTGTAAGCCAAAAGCCACCTACTCAATGTTATTGCACTCCTATTTATACTACAGGCTGTAGTGATGGTGATAATTTAAACAGTTTTGTCATTACAGGCGCAGGTAGTTCTACGATCAGCGACTTGAATACAGGCTGTAATAATGGAGGCTATTATGACAGAACAACCGCTTTCTCTCCTGTAAATCTTATCACGGGACAAACTTACCCGGTTCAGATTAATACGACTTATACCTCCCCCACCTATGAGAAAGCAAGTATCTGGATTGATTTTAATGATAATGGGGTGTTTGATACCAATGAAAAATTATTAACGGATCTTCCATTGGCAACCAGCCCGTCATTTGCCACAGCAAACATCATCATTCCTGTTACAGCTCAAGCCGGCGTTCACAGAATGCGTGTACGTGTAGTTTATAATACTACAAACGTCAATGCCTGCGCTTCTACAACCTGGGGTGAAACACACGATTATTTGGTCAATGTACAACCTTGTACTACTCCTACCCCTGTTGTAACAATAGTTTCTATTACTCACAATTCAGCAAGTGTTACTTGGTCTCAGGATGCAATAGGAGCCAATTCTTACCAACTCAGATATCGTAAGGTAGGATCTACTGGAAATTGGTTACCTGCAACCGGTCCGATAGACAAACCAGCAATTGCTCCGGGAGCATTACAAACTGAACCTCTATCAGGATTAGACCCAGCTACATTATATGAAGTAGAGGTAGTGGCACTTTGTGGTACCACCAGTATAGGAGCTTATTCACATAATGAATTTACGACGAAATGTGACCCGACTCCACCCAACGTAACTGTTACGAATATTACAGCTAATTCAGCTGTTATTAATTGGTCTCCATTAGCAGCAAATGCAACTTATGAAATTCAGTGGAGAAAAGTAGGAGATCCGGGATGGATCGGACCAATCAACTTACCTAATCCACCTGCGAATAGCTTCTCATTGCCTTCTACAGGGTATACTTTAACACCATATACTCAATATGAAGTTCAGGTGAGAAGTACATGTGTGGGCTCCACAACGCCTAATCCATGGTCAAGCTTATCAAGATTTACAACAGAGAGAACCTGTGAAATACCACCACCGGGATTAACGATTTTAGAATTAAAACCTACCAGTGCCAAAGTTCAGTGGGATCCTTATGTAGGTCCGGATGCAACAGGTAAATATATTTTAAGATATAGAAAAGTAGGAATTCCTGGATGGACTAATGTTCCTGTGTCTACCAATCTTCATACCCTGACCGGTTTATCGGAACTGACCAAATATGAAATGCAGGTAGCGAATGTATGTAGTGGTACTCCAGGCAACTATACTTTACCGTATTACTTTACTACCCCTACGGTGATCTATTGCCAGATGGGAGCTAATACCGCTTCAGGAGAATATATTTCTAAAGTAACGGTTATTCCTAATGGAAAACCACAGATGATAAAAGATTCGGGAGCTTCTCAGTATACCGATTACACGGCAGACCCACTGGCTCAGATCGAGTTGATTCAAGGATCAGCAAACAATCAGTTGACCATTGATAAAGTAGCAAGCGGAGATGCGGGAGTTGTAGCATGGATTGACTTTGACAGAAACGGAGAATTCGATATCAATGAAAGAATCCTTGTTTCCGGACCGAATACCGCAGCAACGGCAACAGCAACATTCAGTGTGCCATCCGATGCATTTGTCAGCAATGTTGACTATATGTATGTAGTGATGAGAGTGGCTTTAATGAAAGGCGGTCTTCCGGTTAACTGTACAAAGTTCGATAACGGAGAAGTGGAAGATTACACGGTACGAATCACTAAGAAACCGACAGCCAGTTTGTTGAATCAGACGGATATCTTAATTTACCCTAACCCTGTAAGCACGGTATTGAATGTAAAGAATATCAGCAAGCGTGCAAATTACAAGATTTACAATGCAGCGGGTCAGTTGATCTCTAGCGGAATCATTTTAAACAACAAGGTTGATGTACAGTCATTAATCAACGGAATGTATGTAATCGATATTCAAGATGGTTCCACTTCAGCACAGAAGAAATTCATCAAGGAATAA